The sequence below is a genomic window from Anaerocolumna chitinilytica.
ACCTGCACGTATAACAGCGTCAATCTTATGAAGATTTTGAACACTCTCTATGGGATTTGCATCCAGAAGTACCAAATCGGCATCCTTGTTGATCTCTACAGTGCCCATATCATTCAGGCGTCCCAGAAACTCAGCTCCGTTTAAGGTCGTCATCTGAAGAACATGGAGCGGGGAGATGCCGGCCTTCTCAAGTTCATCAAATTCTTTGTGAATAGCGTCACCTTCGCTTCCATCGGTTCCAGCCATCATTTTAACGCCTTCCAGATCGTAAGTTTTGACAAGACTTAAATATAGATTATAGAGACTCTGGGCAGTAGCTGCACTGCTTCCACCAAACAAACCGGAATGCATGCGAACCATAGTTGGGCATTGCCAGGTATTATATTTGACATAGACATCGGCAAGCTCTATTGCCTTTTCTTCACTGTAAGTGTTAATAATATGTGTCAACTGTGTTTCATCTTTTGAACCTCCAGAAGTCTTAGTACCCCATTTTATGAGCTGCTCATTCAAAAAAAGTTGGATACCCCTGATCTTCATGAGTTGTACGAAGATGGGATTTTCAGTGAATTTGGTAGGAATCCCTGTTGCCTGTGCTCTTAGGGCTTTCTCATCTGTTGAGCAGGAAATTAGAGCCCCGAAGTTAATGCCAAAGTGTTCGATACTATGAAAGCCATTTTTTGAGACCTCTTTTAAGTCCATATCGGGAAGCACATGTCCTACGACCGGTATTCCGAGTTTATTCGCTTCCGTTTGAATTGCATTAAATACATCCGAAGAAACACCGCCAACTTTTATAAAATCAACACCTGCTTTTTTCTGCTGACGGACAAATTCTACGGCAACCTTGGGTGTTGGTGCATTCATAGGTGTCATGATATCGCCTGGCATTGTCAGCAATGCGGGCTCACTAGTAGAACTGGTAAAGGCACCTGATCTCCATTCTTTAAGAAGTTTACCGGAGCCGCTCATTTGTCTGAATCCAGTGACGCCATTGGCAAGTAATAGAGCCATGGATTCAGAGGTGTGCTCCTCACCTATCACATGCATATGCATATTCAAATACCCGGGAACCACATACTTTCCGGTGGCATCAATGATCTTTGTATTTTGGCCTGC
It includes:
- a CDS encoding amidohydrolase family protein → MKETERKNLFNTIGFILLLVLLFGIVLVLMISSGERWFAYLLLAVSIGSLVYLRRKTFWHGYRVLLCWITALAIAWISLFIGQPSAYLQPYTAKNPEQPSASYQLLLNNLTIVDTQTGKLTSNMSLLCADGKIKDIAPAGSIQAGQNTKIIDATGKYVVPGYLNMHMHVIGEEHTSESMALLLANGVTGFRQMSGSGKLLKEWRSGAFTSSTSEPALLTMPGDIMTPMNAPTPKVAVEFVRQQKKAGVDFIKVGGVSSDVFNAIQTEANKLGIPVVGHVLPDMDLKEVSKNGFHSIEHFGINFGALISCSTDEKALRAQATGIPTKFTENPIFVQLMKIRGIQLFLNEQLIKWGTKTSGGSKDETQLTHIINTYSEEKAIELADVYVKYNTWQCPTMVRMHSGLFGGSSAATAQSLYNLYLSLVKTYDLEGVKMMAGTDGSEGDAIHKEFDELEKAGISPLHVLQMTTLNGAEFLGRLNDMGTVEINKDADLVLLDANPIESVQNLHKIDAVIRAGSFHSKEELDSIKEKYKND